The following DNA comes from Amycolatopsis albispora.
GTGTTGCCGGGCATCCGGATGCCCAAAGTGGACGGACTACGAGCGCCCCACCAACGGACCTGCGGAGGCGATGGCCTCGGTGGCGATCCGCACCGGTAACCGGCCTGCGTTGATCGGTGCGCAGCGCGTCCGACAACCAGGCGCTCAGTTCGGCGACGTCCTGGTCGGGATGGGTGGTTTCGTCGAGTGACTGCTGGTGGAGTTCGCTGGTCACGAGGAAGCCCGCGGCCATGCGTTCGCGGAGTTCCACGGTCATCGGGGTGCCGACCGCCGCGGCGGCATCGTGATCCACCGACGGCGACGTCGAGCCCGGTACTATTTCGTGCCCGAGCGGAGAATGGTGTGCAACTCCGCTGCCACGCGCTCGTGATCGAACACCGGGAACCCGAGGTGCCGGGCCGTGCGTTCGGCGAGCCTTCGGTACAGGCTGACGGTGGCCAGCAAGGCCTGCTCGCTGTCCCGCGCGCCGAATCCGGACCAGCACCGCTCGAGCTCGGCCTGCACGTCGCTGTCCATCCAGCGGCGCAGGCGGGTGCCCAGGTACCGGGTGTCGAAGCCGCTGCCGTAGCGCGCCCGGTGCTCCCACTCGATCATGCGCAGGAGTTCTTCCTTGAGATCGTGGTCCCGCAGCTTCACCGACCACGGCTCGTCGCGCACGATCGCCTTGGCCGCCATCAGGGCCGCGGCCCACGCCCAGTTGACCGACTCGCTGAACTCGTCGGCCTCCGGCGCCATCGCCACCTCCGGCCGGTGTACGACGGTGCCGGCGGCGCCGTCCTTGTCGAGGAGCACCTTGAACGGCCGGTCATAGCTGCGCCCGGCGAAGGCGACGGCCGGCAGCAGGGTGAAATCGAGCTTGCCGCCGGCGTAGTACACGAGCCGGGTGGGATTGCCGTCATCGTCTTCGAGTCGTTCGACCACAAGAACTTCACCGAGCCGCGTCCACCAGGACTCGTCCTCGAGCAACGCCGGAACGTCCGTGGCGAAAACCTGAATGTCCCGATCCGACAAAGGGTGGGCCGTGCCCTCCGCAGCGGATCCGGTGAGGACCAGCCCCCGCACGTCCGGCCGGGTCCTGGCCCAGGAAATAAGCGTGGAAATCGCGTCGCCGTAGTCCATGCCGGTGCTCATCAGATAATGTGGTTGGGGTTCTTCTTCATCAGGGCCCACACGTAATACCACTTGCTGTCGCGGAGATCACGAGTAGTGTTTTCCGCCTTGGCGTGGATGATGCCCCACAGCCCGCCGGTTGCTCCCAGAGTCGCGACCGCGGCCTGCAACGCAGGACCGTACACGGCGACGAGAACCGCTCCCACGGTACCGACGGCCGCCCCGGACATGGCCAGTGACTTCTTCCGCTTCACCTTGTCCATCTCGGACCTTATCGCACGGACTTCGTCCTTGATCTGCAGGCCCAGCTTGGCGAGTTCGGTCTCGGACCGCACGTCGTCGACGGCTTCGTCCATGTCCAGGAACCGCTGCCGCATGAAATCGCGAAAGGCCGAGTACGCACTGAATTCTTCGACAGTGATCTTACTGAATTCGCGCAGTTCGATCCCATCGACAAAAGGAAGGTCGATGGCCAAGATCGGCCGGACCAGCCGGCTCTTCACGGGCTCCTCCGTCGTGGCGGCAATCGCCCGCCCGTCCTTCACCAGGTAGTCCACGGCGCCAACTCGTTGAGGCGACGTCATCCTGCCCAGTGCCTGGCCGTGCACGACCTCCTCCGCCGCCGTCGCATACCGGGGGAGGTACCACGCCAGGCCCGCCTTCAGCAGCGGCTCCGCATCCAGGAGCCACTCCCCCAAGGCGGGCAGGTCAGGACAGTGGATACCGAACGACTCGCGGCGACTGTTCCGGTCGAGGTACCTGCGTGCGCGATTAAGACGGTAACCATCGGCCCGCGTGGGAAACCGCTTCCGCCGGATCCGGTGGATGTCCTCCTTCGCTTTCGCTGCTTTCTCATTCGCCGGATCGAGATTCTGCGTGCCGACGACGTGGAAGTCCGCGGTGTCCTCGTGCGTCAGGAGCAAGGTGTCCGATATCAGCGCCGTCCGCTTGGTGATCCGGCTGAATTCACTACCGCCACCACCACTGGAAAGGAAGACCGAGAAGCGGGACCGCTCCAATTTTTCGCCACCCACGACGTGTTCGTTGTCCTGATGCCACAGCAGGTGCGCGTACCGGCAAGCCACTTCGGCCAAGTACTCTGCGTCCGGCTCGTTCTTGCCCCTGCGGAAGTCGTGCAGCAGCCAGAAGAACTCCCGCATGTTCTTCGCGACCACATCGTCCTGCTTGACCAAGGTGTCGGGGCCGTAGATCTCCCTCTCCAAGGAGCGGATCCGGCGGGCGTGCCAGCGCGCGCTGGACGCACATCCGCATTCAAGCTCGTCTCGCAGCTTCCGCAACAAGTTGACCTTGGATTGACGGTCCACAGCAGCCCTCCCGAGTCCAGTTACGACAGCTTATTCCCGGTTCGGTCCCGGCGCCGCCTGTCTCGGTGTCACGGTGACGCTGCCCCCGGCCGCCTCGATTTTCCGCTTCGCGTCCTCGGCGGTTTGCCGGGAGACCTTCTTCAGGATCGTCCGCGGAACGGCCTCGCCCAGGTTCTTGGCGTCTCGCAAGGCAAGTCCGAGGCCGAGGTCCTCGTAGACGACCTTGATGACCTGGATCTTCTTGCGCCCCGCGTGCTGGAGGACGACGGCGAACTCGTCCTGTGCGGGCGGCGCCTCGGTGGCTGGCCGGACAGCAGGGCGGTGCCCTGCGCGGCGGTCAACCGCAGGCCGGTGTCCTTGCCGGTGAGGTCCTGGATTACCGGGGTGAGCGGCCCGGCACGCACCGGCTCGGGCAGCTCCTCCAGCAGGACCGCCGACAGCGTCGCCATGCCCGAACCCCGGTCGAACGGCGAAACCCCCTCCACGGCCTGGAACAGGGCCACCCCCAGCGAGAACAGGTCGGAAGCGGGCACCGCGGGCTGTCCCTTGGCGCGCTCGGCGCGAGGTAGGGGATCGAGCCGATCACCATGCCGCCTTCGGCCACGGTCGCCTGCCCGGCGGCCTTGGCGATGCCGAAGTCGGCGAGCATCGGCGTGCCGTTCTTGGCGAGCATGATGTTGTCGGCTTGACATCCCGGTGGATGACACCGGCTTCGTGGCAGGCCGACAGTGCCGACAGCATGGCCACCGCCACGTGCTGGGCCGTCGCCACGGGAACCGGCTCGGGCAGGTCGACCTCGTCGGCCAGCGAGCGGTCGGGAACGTACTGCATGACCGTCCAGGCACCCCGCGCTCGACGAGCACGTCGTGCACGGTGACGATGTTCGGGTGGTCGCGCAGCCGGGCGGCGTTGCGTGCCTCCAGCGAAGCCCGTTCGATCATCTCGGGGGGTCAGCTCGCCCGTCCCTGGGGAACGGCGACCTCCTTGACGGCCACCTGAACGCCCAGTGCGCTGTCCTCGGCCAGCCAGACGCGGCCGTAACCGCCGCGCCCCAACTGGCTGAGCAGCCGGTAGCGCCCACCGGCGAGGGTCAGTCCGGGCACGGCGAAGGCGAGTTCCGGATTTCACCTCAGCGCTCGTAGTTGACGAACGGCTGGTGAAAGTCCGCGTCCCGCAACTGTCCTCACTCCACAGTGGACCGAGGCCCGGCGCCGGCCTGGTCGTTTCCCAGGCGGTGCTGGGTGCGACGCCCTGCCGGGCGCGAGTCCCGCGATCGGGTTGACCGGGCCGCCGGACATGCCGGCGAAGCTGCACCCTGGCCCGTCGCCACCGCAGTCCCTACTGCGTCGCGCGCCAATAGCGGACTTCGCCGTGGGCTGGGATGAGGTAGCCGATGCCGCGTTGCTCAGGTGGTGGTTCCCCGTCGAGGTCGGCGGCATAAACCCGGCCGGACACCTCCTCCCCGATCAGGCCGAGCGAGTAGCCGGCACGGGCATGGAGCCGCCTGCCGATGTCAGCCAGCCAGTCGTCGATCGGCCACCGCCAGGTCAGGTGCGCCAACGCACCATCGGCGTCAACCGGGTAAGGGAAGGCAGCTACCTGTGGGACAGCGCGTTCCAACGCGCCCAGCGGCAGGTAGAAGTCCAGCCAGTCGCTCCCGCCGTCCTCGCGAATGGCCACCATTCCGCACACGACCGGTGTCCCGTCTGGCAGTGCAACGATCCCGCGCAAGTGCTGATAGCGCCGCAAGGACTCGAACGTGCAGCCGACAGCAGCTTGCTCATGCGGTTCACGGTCGTGACTCCCGTACCAGGCCGGAACAGCAACGACTTCACCGAACGCGGTAAGCGCACGCGCCAACCGCGCGTCACTGGTCGGCCCGAGCTCCAAGGCAAGCTCGTAGAAGCCGCCATGCCAGTTCTCAGCCAGGGTGAACGCCGCAGCCTCCGTCACCGCATGATCATGCACCAGCCGGCCCAGGTCCGCCACGAAGATTCAAGAGCAGGAGGGTATGACATGGACGGCGCCCATGGGTACACGACGACCGAGTAAGGCGGGTCAGGGCGAATGCGCGTCGTCCGGAGCTGGCACCAGGTCGAGGAACTCCCAGTGCGCCCCGGGTTGTGCGCCGCTGAGCCACGTCCCGCAGTTCTGCAGTACCACCGGGTTGGAGGTGATGTGCTGGGTGCCGGTGCCGAGATCACGCAGGAACCGGTCGATCGGGCCGCGCCGGATTGCCGCCGTACCCGCCCAGCGATGCACCGTCTGCCCGATGTCCGACACCGTCCACGTCGTGTGGTTGAGCGCCAGCCTGATCAGGGTGTCCTGCTCGGTGCTGAGCAGCTCGCCCGCGGCCAGGGTCTCTTCGTTGCCGCGCCAGACCTGCATCGCCCACGCCCGCGCGGCGCGGAGCTTCGCCTCGGCGCTCGCGTATTCGGCGTGGAACTGCGCGGTGTCGACGGCGGCGTTGCGCGTGCCCGACCTGGCCGCGGCCACCAGTTTCAGCTCGTCGAGCAGGCGCCGCCCGACGCCGAGCGCCCAGGCGGTGTGCCCGACCGCGGCCAGGTTCACCAGGCCGGCGCGGTAGACCGCGCCACCGTGCGCCGGTTCCTTGGTCGCCGCCGCATAGGTGTGCGTCTCCGGGACGAGTACGTCGGTGCAGTGGTAGTCGATGCTGTTCGTCGCCCGCAGCCCGAGCACGTCCCAGTTGTCCACCAGCTCCACCTGCGACTTCGGCATCGCCAGCACGCGAAGCTCCCCGGTGCCCTCGACCTGGATCGCGCTGTGGATGTGGGTGGCCAGCGACATCCCGGAGGCGAACTGCCAGCTGCCGCTCACCAGGTAGCCGCCGTCCACCACGACGGCCCTGCCCGGCCGGGTCCCGTGCCCCGCCAGCAACGCGTACTCGCCGCCCGCGACGTCGGGGAACAAATCCGCCGCCGCGACCGCGCCGAGATAGGCGGCGGTCGTGCCGGTGACCAGCTGCAGCGCCATCATCGTCCACCCGGCCGCGGCATCGTGGTAGCTGAGCCGCTCGTGCGTCTCGATCAGCTGGCACGGGGAGAACTCGTGGCCGCCGAGCTCGCGCGGCAGCCCGGCGCGGACGATGCCCGCGTCCAGTAGCGCCCGCGCGGTGTCGTCGGTGAGCCTGCCGAGTTCCTCCGCCGCGTCCGCGTCCGCGTCGACCGCCTCGCCGAGCGCGTCGATCCGGGCCAGCATCGCGGGAAGTTCTTCGCTGACGTGCAGCCGGACCGAAGCCGTCATGGGAGGGTGCTCCTTGTCGTCGACGCCACTGGCCGATCACGATAGCGAGGAATCGGCGTGTCCCCCGTGCCTCGGCGAAGTGCGGAGCCGGGCAGGTCCATTGTCACTTCGCCCACGGACAGAAGTTCCACCGCGTGGATCGCGGGCTTACGGGCCCCACCAGCCGCGTCGGTTGTCGGCGGCCCGTTTGTCGTGCTCCTTCGACGGGGAGGCGGCGCCCATCAGGATGAGGACAACCGCGATGAGGAACAGGACGGCGCCCGTCAGCCAGCGGATCTCACCCGAGAGCGAGGCGACCACCCACGCCACCAGCGCCACGGTGATCAAGGTGAGGACGACGTTTCGCCGTCGCCGGGCCCGCCGCTGGTCCACGCGGCGCCGCGAACCAGCTTGCCGGTCGATCGCCCCGCGAAGGCCCTTCCGGAAACGCTCCTCCTCGGCAGGCGACGCCCGCCGGCCGGGCGCGGTCCGACGCGAGCCGAGCAGGCGCACCCCGGTCGCCTCCCACCCTTTCGGGCCACGCACCAACTCGAACGACACACGGTCGCCCGCCCTCAACGACACCGGCCCGGGCGACCCCATGCTCGCCGTGCACACGAACACGTCGAAGCCACCGTCGTCCGCACGAATCGAGCCTTCGCCCGCCCCGGTGTCGAACGTCGTCACCGTTCCCCTACCCATCCCGCCGCCCTCTCAGCTGACTTCGCACCGCCGCCACCTTGTTCGCTCGAGTAAGCGTTGTGGGTCGCCTACCATTCCACCGGAGGGATCCCAGCAGTTACCTCCGGGGTAATCGACTCGGCCCCCGATCCTGGCCAGGCTGGCGAGCACCGGGCAGAGCCGCTGCCCCGAGAACTGGGAGAAACCCTTGCGCGCCTGGGTCAGTGCCTTCGCCGCCACCACCGCACTCGCCGCACTGGCGGCCCCCGCCGAAGCGGGGTTCACCGAACTGCCCGCCAACGTGCGCACCTTCATGGCCGCGTACACCGCCTGGGGCGACAATCCGCGGGACGTGGACGCCTACCTGAACCTGTTCGTCTCCGACGGCTCGGCCCGGCTGTGGGACAGCGGGCTCCAGCAGCCCATCGACACCCCGGCGGGCATCCGCGCGCAGATCGAAGGCGTGAACCGGCTGGTGCCCGACTACCGCTTCGTCCCGGAGGAGGTGACCGCGAGCCCGGACGGGAAGGTCGCCTTTGTCGAAGCACGCAACACCGGCACCGTCAACGGGCAGGCGGTTTCGTTCCGGACCACGCACCGGCTGATCTTCGGTGAGCGGGAACCGGCCAGGGTGCAGGACGGCAGGCGATCGTGGGACCAGGTCGAGCTGTTCGAACCGGTGGCCGACGCGCAGCACCCGCTGCCCGGCCTCTTCGAGGGGATCACGTCGTCACCTGGTGACCCGCGGCCGGGCGTCGAACTGCCGACGGCTGTCCGGCAACTGTTGTGGCAGCGGGAAAAGAGCGAAGCGCTGGTGGCCGGCCATTCCGGCACGGCGAGCCTGAGCGGGCCGGGCCTCACCGCGCCGATCACCGGCCGCACGTCGCTGACGGCGTACCTGGACCGGTTCTTCGGCAAGGTGAACGACCTGCGCCTCGAGCCGGGCGTCACGGTGCGCTCCGGCGCGACGACCTACCAGGAGTGGCTCGGCACCGCGACCGCCCACGGCGGCGGCGACGCCAGGCCGATCCCGTTCGCCATGGTCGAGCGCACCGGGCCGCAGCGGTGGTCGCTGCAGTTCGACACGCTGGACCTGGTGGCCTCCCGGGAAACCGTCAAGGTCCTGCGTGCGCGGATCTTCGGCTGAGCGCAGCCGACCCCGCCGGGCCGGTACTCGTTGAGCAACTGCGTCCTCCGTTGTCGGTTCGTGGAGGCTACGGCTCGCGGCCTCGGTGGTGGTCGGCGGCTGCGGGTTCCCGTTCGGCCGTCTCCTGCCGTTCACCCCACAGCACGAGGATGACGGCGGTGATGATCAGGGCACCGCCTGCCAGGATGCCCGGGGTGAGCTGTTCGTCCAGGATCAGCCAGCCCAGCAGCAGCGCGACGGCCGGGTTGACGTAGGCATAGGTCGTCGCCACGGTTACTGGTGCGCGGGTCAGCAGCCAGATCAGCGAGCCGAACGCGAGGATCGAGCCCGGGCCGATCAGGTACAGCAGCGCCCACCACGAATCACCGGACCAGGCCGACGGTGCCAGCTCCTCACCGGCGAGCAGGCCAACGGCGATCAGCAGCGGCCCGGCCACCAGCATCTGCGCCCCGGCCGTCAGCAGCGCGTTCTCCGGCAGCCGCACCCGCGGCGTGTAGAAGGACCCCACGGCCTCGGCGATCGCGGCCGCCACCAGGATCATCAGCCCGGTGAACGCCACCGGACCGCCCCATCCGGACGGCGCCAGCAGCACCACCACGCCGCTGAACCCGATCACCAAGCCGACCAGCACGGCCGGTCGCGGCCGTTCCTTCGCCAGCAGCCGGAAAACCGCCACCCACAACGGCATCGAGGCGATCACCAGCGCCGCCAGGCCGGACGGCACGGTGCGCTCCCCGAGGGTGAGCAGGCCGAGACCACCGCCGATGATCAGCACCCCGGTGAGCGCGGCGCCGCCGAGTTCGGCGCGGTCGAGCAGCAGCCAGCGGCGGGAGCGCAGCGCGCACCAGCCGTAGAGCAGCCCGCCGGCGACGACGAACCGGACACCGGCGCCGGACAGCGGCGGGATCGTCTCGACCATGATCCGGATGGCCAGGTAGGTCGATCCCCAGACCAGGTACAGCACCAGCAGGTTGATCCCGATCAGCCAGCGAGGGCCGCGCGGCACGGCGTTCTCCATCACAGCTCCAGATCCCGGCCGATCGCGCGCAGGAGCAGTGGCCGGGCCGTGGTCAGGTAGAAGTGGTCACCGGGCAGCCGCCGCCCGCGGCAGGTGGCGGTGGTGTGCTCGGCCCAGTCGTCCAGGTCCGCCGCTCCGACGGCGGGGTCGGCTCGCCCGGCGAACGCGGAGATCGGGCAGTCGAGCGGCGGCCCCGGCCGGTATTCGTAGGTTTCGGCGATCGTGTAGTCGGCGCGCAGCCGCGGCAGCAGCACGCTCCTGCTCTCCGGATCGGCCAGCAGCTCCGGCGGCACGCCGCCGAGGCGTTCGACCTCGGCGGCGAACTCGTCGTCGGGCAGGTCCCGCCGCGGCTGGTCGTGCCCGGCCGCCCGCGGTGGCGCCACGCTGCCGGAGACGAACAGCGCCCGTGGTGCGCGACCGGCCGCGGTGGCGGCTCTGGCCAGTTCGAAGGCAACCACTGCTCCGACGCTATGGCCGAACAGCGCGCACGGCAACGCGGTGAGGTCACCCACCAGCGTGGTGACGAGGTCGTCCATGCGCTGGCAGTGCTCACCCGGGTCACCGTCACGGCCGGGTAGCCGCACCGGCTGGACGTCGAGCCCATCGGGGGCTTCCTCGCGCCATCCGGCGTAGGCCGAGATGCCGCCACCGGCGTGCGGCAGGCAGTACAGGGTCACCGGGGTCATGCGGATTCCCCCGTCAGTGCGACCGCGAGGCCGCGGACGGTCGGCCGCCGCAGGAACGCGCCCAGCGGCAGGTCCACCCCGAGTTCCCGGCCGACCCGGTGCACCAGCCGCGCCGCCTGCAGGGAGCTGCCGCCGAGGCGGAAGAAGTCGTCGTCCGGGCCGACTTCGGGCACGCCGAGCACCCCGGCCACCAGCTCCCCCAGCGGCCGGTGCTCGGGCGGCAGATCGCCGTGGCCGGTGGGTGCGGGCGCCAGGTGACCGGCGAGCAGCGCGGCACGATCGACCTTCCCGCTGGGGGCGCGGGGCAGCGCCGGAATCGGGTGCACTCCGGCGGGGACGAGATGCGAAGGCAGCCGGTCCCCGAGCCAGGCCCGCAGCCGGTCGCCGTCCGGTTCACTCCCGTCCTCGCCGACCACGAAGGCTTCCAGCCGCGCGGGGGTGCCGGGCCGGTCGACCGCGCAGACCGCCGCCTGGCGCACCTGCCGGTGGCTTCGCAGCGCTTCCTCGACTTCTCCCGGTTCCACCCGGAAACCGCGGATCTTGACCTGTTCGTCGAGCCTGCCGAGGAACTCCAGCGCGCCGTCGGGGCGGTGCCGCACCAGGTCGCCGGTCCGGTACAGCCGCTCGCCGGGTGAGCCGAACGGGTCCGGCACGAACCGTTCGGCGGTGAGCACGGGACGGCCGCGGTACCCGCGCGCCACCCCGGCTCCGGCCACGTGCAGTTCACCGGCCAGCCCGGCGGGCACGGGCAGCCCGTCCTCGTCGAGCACGTGCACCCGGACGTTGCTCAGCGGGCGCCCGATCGGGATCCCGCGTTCGACGTCCTCCGGAGTCACCCGCCACCAGGTCACATCGACGGTGGCTTCGCTGGGACCGTAGAAGTTGTCCAGCTCCGCCTTGGTGTGCTCGAAGAACCGGGCACACAACGGGGAGGTGAGCTCTTCCCCGCCGGAGAACACGTAACGCAGGTCCGGGCAGTCCCCGAGCCCGGGTTCGAGGTCGAGCAGCACGTCGAGCAGGCTCGGGGTCAGGCCCAGCGCGGTGACCCGCTCATCGGCGATCAACCGCATCAGGTAGGCCGGATCGCGTTGCCCGCCCGGCTTGGCCAGCAGTAACCGGCCGCCGGTCAGCAGTGGGGCGAAGATCTCCCACACCGAGATGTCGAAGCTCAGCGAGGTCTGCTGCAGCACCGTGTCGCCCGGGCCCAGCCCGAAAACGCGCTGGTCCCAGCACATCCGGTTGACCACCCCGGCGTGCTCGACCTCGACGCCCTTGGGCCGTCCGGTCGAGCCGGAGGTGTAGATGACGTAGGCGAGGTCCCTCGCGGTGGCGCGGCGTGGCGGGTCCGGTTCCGGTTCGCCGGCGTCCAGGTCGTCCATCGCGAGCAGGAGCGGTCCCCGGTCCGGCAGCCATTCCCGCATCCAGTCCTGCGTGCACACGAGGCGGGTCCCGCTGTCTTCGATCATGTAGGCCAGCCGGTCTGGCGGGTAGTCCGGGTCCAGCGGGAGGTACGCGGCGCCGCTCTTGAGCACGCCGAACACCGCCACGATCATCTCGGGCGAGCGTTCCAGGCAGACGCCGACGAGTTCCCCCGGCCCGGCGCCGTGCCGCCGGAGCACCGTCGCGAGCCGGTTGGCCCGGTGGTTCAGTTCGCGGTAGGTCATCGTCCGGTCGCCGGAAACCAGCGCGGGGGCATCCGGATGGGCACACACGGTTTCCTCGAACAACTCGTGCACGCAACGGTTTCCGGGGAACGAGGCGGCGGTGTCGTTCCACTCGGGCCGGGTCCGGCGGGCGGCCAGTTCCCGGGGTGACGGCCCGGTGGGGCACGGCCGCCGCGGTCCGGCGGGCACCGCCGCGCGCCGGGCCGTCACCCCGGACATGGCCACCGTGTGCCGGTAGCAGTCCGCCACGCCGGACTCGTCGGTCAGGCCGAACGCGCCGTGCACCTGGATGGCACGCAGGCAGGCGCGCACGCCGTCCCGCGCCACCGCGGCGAGCAGCATCGCCGCGTCGGCGGTGACCTCCTCGCCGCCCTCGGTGCCGCGGCACAACTCGGCCAGCCGCGCCACCGCGGCATCCAGGCGCACCACGTCGGCGGCCAGCGGCAATGTCAGCCCCTGGTAGTTCGCGATGCGCTCGCCGAACTGGACGCGGCGGCCCGCCCTGGCCGCGGCCAGCCCGGTGGCCCGGTAGCCCAGGCCGAGGAGATAACCGGTGTGGCTCAACGGGTTTCGCAGTGCGGGGTCGGCGGTGAGCGTGTCCGGCGGCAGACCGGCGCGGCCGATCTCCTCGGCCAGCGCCACCGTTTCCGTCTCCCCCGCGCCGAGCCCGCCCTGGTGGGCCGGGCGGGTCGGCGGCAGCCACCTCTCCTTCTCACCGCGGACACGCAGCACTTCGGCTGGCCGTTCCGAGTGCGCCGCCTCCGCGACGGCCCGGGTGAAGTGGCCGCGGAGCTCGGTTCGCCAGTCCGCGCCCGTACCGCGCTCACCGTCGGTGGTGGCGGGATCGAGCAGCGCGGTGGCGACCGTGCCGAGCAGGATCTCCGAGGTGCCCCCGGCCAGGGTCAGTCCCGGTGCCTCGGCCAGCGCGGTGGTCAGCGCCGGGTCGGCCACCCCGTGCTCCCAGCCGAGCAGCGCCACCCGCTGGGCGAGTTCGCTGGCGCGCCACTTGGCCGCCGCCAGATCGGCGTCGGTGCAGCGTCCCGCCGCCAGCAGCGCGACGGCGCGGTCGCACAGGGCCCGTGCCGCTTCCAGGTCGTGGTGCAGGGCGGCGAGTTGCCGCCAGTCCACGTCGGCGCCGTCCCGCCGCAACCGCGCCACCAGCCTGTCCAGCCATCGGCGGGCCCGCCCGTAGAAGTTGATCCCGGTCCGTTCCGCGCCGAGCGCACCGCCGATCAGCGGCCAGCCGCCGCCGACCTCACCGACGACGGCGTCCGCGCCGAGCGTCACCCGGTCGAAGGTGACCTGGGTGAACGCCTCCGGATTGAGCGAGCCGACCCGTTCCACGCGCACCCCCGGCGTGTCCAGCGGCACCACGAACAGGGTGATCGAGGTGAACCGCTCGGCGCCCGCCGGTTCCGGTGGCCCGGTCCGGGCCGCGCAGATGCCGTAGGCGGCCAGCTCGCTGCGCACGTTCCAGATCTTCGTGCCGTCGAGCACCCAGCCGTCGCCGTCCCGCACGGCCGTGGTGCGCAGGGAACTCAGGTCGGATCCGGCGCCGGGCTCGCTGTAGAGCACGGAGAAGAACACCTCACCCGCGGCCATCGCCGGCAGATAGCGCGCCTTCTGCCGGTCGTCACCCGCCGTCAGCAAGGTGGTGCCCGCGTTCTCGATGGTGTTGACCCGCGCGGTGTCCGGCACCCCGGCCAGCGCCAGTTCCTCGGCCACCACGGCGGCGTCGGCGACACTGCCGCCGCCACCGCCGTACTCGCGTGGCCAGTCCGGCGCCAGCAGCCGAGCCCGGCCGAGCGCGCGATAGGTGCCCGGGGCCCAGGGCAGTCCCACGCAGGATTCGATCTCCGCCTGGTTTCCGGGTGCCGCGAGCACATCCCGGACCCGCTGCCGCAGGCCGGGTGTCGGGCGCACCGTCATCGGTCTGCCTCCTCGTGGCCGTCGCTCAGCTGGGCACCGCCGGTTTCACCGCTTCGACGAGCAGGTGGTAACCGAGGTGGTTCAGCGGCGGCAGGTCGCCCAGCAG
Coding sequences within:
- a CDS encoding amino acid adenylation domain-containing protein, coding for MTVRPTPGLRQRVRDVLAAPGNQAEIESCVGLPWAPGTYRALGRARLLAPDWPREYGGGGGSVADAAVVAEELALAGVPDTARVNTIENAGTTLLTAGDDRQKARYLPAMAAGEVFFSVLYSEPGAGSDLSSLRTTAVRDGDGWVLDGTKIWNVRSELAAYGICAARTGPPEPAGAERFTSITLFVVPLDTPGVRVERVGSLNPEAFTQVTFDRVTLGADAVVGEVGGGWPLIGGALGAERTGINFYGRARRWLDRLVARLRRDGADVDWRQLAALHHDLEAARALCDRAVALLAAGRCTDADLAAAKWRASELAQRVALLGWEHGVADPALTTALAEAPGLTLAGGTSEILLGTVATALLDPATTDGERGTGADWRTELRGHFTRAVAEAAHSERPAEVLRVRGEKERWLPPTRPAHQGGLGAGETETVALAEEIGRAGLPPDTLTADPALRNPLSHTGYLLGLGYRATGLAAARAGRRVQFGERIANYQGLTLPLAADVVRLDAAVARLAELCRGTEGGEEVTADAAMLLAAVARDGVRACLRAIQVHGAFGLTDESGVADCYRHTVAMSGVTARRAAVPAGPRRPCPTGPSPRELAARRTRPEWNDTAASFPGNRCVHELFEETVCAHPDAPALVSGDRTMTYRELNHRANRLATVLRRHGAGPGELVGVCLERSPEMIVAVFGVLKSGAAYLPLDPDYPPDRLAYMIEDSGTRLVCTQDWMREWLPDRGPLLLAMDDLDAGEPEPDPPRRATARDLAYVIYTSGSTGRPKGVEVEHAGVVNRMCWDQRVFGLGPGDTVLQQTSLSFDISVWEIFAPLLTGGRLLLAKPGGQRDPAYLMRLIADERVTALGLTPSLLDVLLDLEPGLGDCPDLRYVFSGGEELTSPLCARFFEHTKAELDNFYGPSEATVDVTWWRVTPEDVERGIPIGRPLSNVRVHVLDEDGLPVPAGLAGELHVAGAGVARGYRGRPVLTAERFVPDPFGSPGERLYRTGDLVRHRPDGALEFLGRLDEQVKIRGFRVEPGEVEEALRSHRQVRQAAVCAVDRPGTPARLEAFVVGEDGSEPDGDRLRAWLGDRLPSHLVPAGVHPIPALPRAPSGKVDRAALLAGHLAPAPTGHGDLPPEHRPLGELVAGVLGVPEVGPDDDFFRLGGSSLQAARLVHRVGRELGVDLPLGAFLRRPTVRGLAVALTGESA